AAATGGAGAATCCAGAAGCCGAAGTGTATTTTGTGTTCTTGAACTTTGATCCTGAGTATGAGCGCCTGCGAGCGAACCAGTTTGTCATATCCAACCAGCACTTGAATATTCTTTTCAGTATGTGGATTGGATTTCTTGATTCCTGATGAATAAAACCTCTCATATTttgtggtgtttttttttttttttttttccttccttttttttttgtgggggtttCTTGTGATGAAACCTCAATAGGTTGACAAAAGGTTCGGCGGAGCTCGATGCTTATCTGAGTAACAAGCACGACCAGCTGCTAGAAAGGCTGCTAGAACCAAACACTTACAAGAAGAGATCTTCTTTGGCTATTGTTGATGGCTTCGCCGTGGAAATAACTGAAAAGCAGGTATCCCTCTTAGGTTTAAAGCACATCATTCCGAGTTTTAATGTCATTAGTGGTGAAATGTTTGTTGTTGATGACAATGTTATGATTAATGCATCAGGCAGCTATCCTGAGATCAGCTAAGGAAGTGAGGGTGGTTGAGAAGAACCAAGAACTTGCTTGATCCATGAGATGTAAGATGTGGGTACTCAATGTTAACATGTTTAGAAGGAGGTAACATAATATGGTCATGTATTATAATAATAATCGTCCTGGAAGTTGGCTGGGTGTTGCAGTGAGAAACTTATAATATCTATGTCTGGTAGTGCGACTTTTGGGTCTGGCAGCCATGGGCAAAGTCAAGGTTTGGGAACTGTCAAACCTCCTAGAGTAGGATCTAGGGAGAGTCTTTATTAAAGTCTTCATTGACTTCATTTTAAGGCGATTGGTGTTTGGCGACTCTGAATGCTTAAGTTGATTTGTTGTTATTGCTTCTTTTTTAAGCTCGAGATTCTATTGGTGCCTGAATCTGCAGTCTAATTACATAAATAAACTATCTAGCCGTAGAACTAAAACGAGAATGTGGGTGTGCTTGTATTATGTTAAATTTGTGAAGTAAAAAATCAGGCTAGCCCGTTAATTTTGAAGCTCAGAAGAGCAAATTGCTGTTGAGCTGATCATAGCCATTCATCGGTTAGGTCTGCGAGACAAATGCGATGGGAAAAACCAAACAAAATGATGCCTGTTTGATGTGAGCCCACAATGACTTTTGGTGTAGTGAATACTATCTCTAACATGGAAGCCAGTTCAATCCCCGACCCCAAGATTGATGTACCAATCTGGAGACAAGGATGTCAACCATGTATCAACCAGAATGGATGGTGATGAGAATGAGAAGCACTCCTTTGTTCCCACTTCAATTTATCCACGTCATCGAGCTTTCCCCTTTACAGGAGGCATGATCCCGCATGCCTCAAAAATTAAACAGTGTTCTTTTGGCGTTCGGCTTACAAATGTGGACCAGTTTGCACGTATATATATGCAATGCATCCAGGTCATTATAAGAACGTGTGGATAAAGCTAGTCTTAGCATCCTATCGGTCACAAAGCACATAAGATGATTTAGTGTTGTAACATACATTCTCCATTAAGAACTTCGAGATACGGTATTTTTCCTTGCATTCAAGTCTCCTTTCTCCTCATATGATCCCAGCACCAGAATGAGCATGGCGAAGTTTCTATTTTGAAGTTTAAATTGGATGATTAACAAGAATGCTATTGCTCATGCTACCTATTGTCAACAAGCATGATCCCATCTGCGTTGCTCAAATTAAAGTTTCACTGCTAGCTTTCAACCTTGACATAAGTACTATAAACTAGTGCAAGATAACTAAACAAAACTGATGTAACTCATAAACACCAGAAGCCGAAAAGAACGAAAACCTTGCTTCAGTTTAACCTCATTAACCACAGAGAATGAAAACTTGCGGAAAAGTATAGATGCAGGAGAAATAAGAACCATATTTGTATAAAGGAATCATAGTCATCTTTATGGCACAAATTCAAAGAGAGTTACACAAGGGATGCTAGCTAAGTTCAGATTTGATTTGGGTACCGAAGTGCAACAATGTCCATCAGGAAGGCCAGGCTAGAAAGAAAAGAATTTCCACTTTGCGCAATGCCATGAAGGCCAACCACAATCACCGGAAGCAGGGAGCCTAGTTGGTTAAAATCTGGGCTCTCTTCCATGTAGCTGGATAAAAACATTGGCAGTCTGTTTACAGAAAGTTGAAAACTCTTATGCAAGAATTGGGTATGAATGCAGACAACTCCTGTGCATTCTTGGGGAGGGGGATATGCATTTCTTTTGCGCAATTAATTCCAATGCCATGTTCTCACCTCGAGTAACAGTAGCATGTTAACATGCAAGAGTGGTCCAGAGGAGTTCCCACTGCATTCAGAACAGACCTAGGTTCAGACTTCAGAGTTTCTTGCTTTCAGGTGGAAACTCGTGACAACGCTGTGGATCATGTAATTTTGATAGGCAAAGCCTCTAATCGTCAGGATCTCTGGTGCCCTTTTCTTGGTACAAGTACCTGTTCTCATTGAATTAGTTCACAAATGAGAATGAGCATATACATAACCTAGACTCAAAATACTCTCTCAACAGCCAGAATTTTTTACTCTCTCAACAGCCAGCTGATGGCCAGGGAAAACGACCAAGAAAACCGTAGCTGGAGAACGCTCAAAATATATAAAAGACTGATGGGAAACTTAGGTCATAGCTCTACAGCTTAGGTAGCTAGCAGGTATTCAAGGCACAGAAAAGATTGATGGGAAACTCAAGTCGGAGTCTCATGACGAGACTTCTTTGCTCTAGGAGGTGCTCAAAAGCAATACAATATTTTTCTCAAGGTCCAAGGAGGATCTAAAGTTCAAAGGAACCATGGAAGCTAGATCTAATGGGAAAATTCTTCAGAGAAGCCCCTTGGACTACCTCATTAAAAAAAAGGATTAAAGAAAAGAATTCAAAAATACAGAAATGGCCACAATTGACATATGTTTGATTGGAGAAATAGTATGATCCTGCCAATTTTAACTATCAAGTAATTGCCACATCTATGAAAATAGGTTTGATACATGATCAGAATAAGTGGAGCTATAATTGCAGAATGGAGAACAGCCTTTTATGACATCAGTGAGTATGAACTTTAGAATGCAATGCATAAGTCTACACTTTACATTGTCCCTCCCCCCACCCGCAATGGAACATCCGCGACAGCTCCTGAAGTGAAGTGGTGAAGGTATTTATGATGACACTAGCAGCAACAGCAAACTAAAGAAATGCACTGAGGTCAGCAAATGAACCTCATTTATAACcttaaaaagaaaaatcagataacataGTACTAAGTTTCATCAAGACAATAGACATGGAAAATATTGCAATAAGTTTAGGCTTTAGTATatatccaattgagctcaaaaataTTCCTTGAGATGTGACTGAACAAACAATCATCGTACAAGCACAATAATGTTTTTTTTGTCTTGGGCATTACAAAAAATGGCTCACGGCCTTTTAGTGATAGATTTTTAAGCCTATGCATActagctttcggtatccaatacgtATAATGAAATACTAATTTGCAACAAAAGATAGATAAAAATGTTTACATGATTCTGGTGGATGATTTGGGCTGACAGCCAGCTATAATACGTTGCTCATTCCTTTCTGGAGAATTCTTATAGGGTTGCACTTCATAGCTGACCCCCTCTTACCCAAGGGGACAAGGAGCAGGTCATGGCAGTGGTGGAGGTGGTAGAGGATGGTAGCGGTATTCGCTAGGCCTGTTGCAATCTCTGATAGTATGGAACAATTCATTTCAACATGAAGCAGCATACCAGAAGAGCAACCAAACCCGCTATGAATCTTGACCCAAAGTAGGCAAGTCTTGAACCGTACCCAACAAAAATAAGAATGTTCATGGTTATAGATTCAATATTCTTGCATAGAATGCCAAAAATTCCTCAAAAATTACACCCTTGAGAGACATCTCTTGTTAGGTGTTGTCACAATTCCCATACCTGTCAAgcatgaccaaaatgatcatctgACATGAAAGATGAGGAAACAGAAATTCTAAAGCATGACAGTTTCAATTTCGTAATCTAATGAGGAACTGTCACAGAAAATCCACTTCAATCATCTAGCTCATTAACTTGAACAGATTGAATACCAATATGATGACATATTAGAACAACAAATGCAAGATCATAAAAAATGAATGCAATATGTAGCATTTCTATAGAAataataatgaataaaaatttatgagaatcactggaacaaCCATACTCCAATCCAAGTTTGAACCTGAGGGTGGCATTCTGACcatatttctcaagaaatatcagACTCCAGTTGAAACAATTAGTGTCtatgttcagtttgaaaaattgcTTGGCCTCATTGGATGCTTCTACTACCAACTCGAATAAGAAGAgtcttaacaaaaaaaaaaaaacctactcTACACAAGTGATTGCTCAGCCTAGCAAGCATCAAGGGAGTATGTGTACCAGATTTGCGGTGAAGATATTGTAAGTCATGGCATGCCAAAATCTAACATTTGATTTCCTTTACTAAGTTTCCAGAAATCATTGAAGAACGGGAGATAAACACAGGAACATAAGCCACTATGAAGTTTTTTTATACCAGCTATCAAGAATGAAGCAATTTGAAAAGACATAACAAGAAACCTCTACTTGCGAACCTATCCATgatagaagaagaaaaattttgtaAAGGTTTCTCATATGACTTGCATGGAAATATCAACTTCCACAACCTCCCACTCACGTATGCCCCTTGCCAAGAACAGTATGGAAATCCAACTGCTACCTTTGGATAAAAGATACCATGATCTTGGAGATTTCAAACGAAACGCTGAAATTTTTAGCCATTACCCTCGGTCACACCAGGATCATACGGTAAAAGAAAACTTGCCTCTTCAGTTTTTGCCGTACCCCTTCTCAGCTCCTATGGATGAGCCTGTTATAGTTCAACCTTTCAGCCTTCATGAAAATTCTTAAGtggatagtttaaactctaaaacCTTACAAAAAACTAGCataatacacacatacatacaaataCATAAGACATACATACATCAACACATATACTTACATGCAAACACATACATGCACACAAACagacatacacatacacacacacacacgtacacATATGTATACACAGAAATACATACACACGTATGTACACATACGTACACATACCTACCTACCAACTTACCTACATATATACAGAGAGGCggacatacacacacatatatatacatatataaacacATAACAcagatacacatatacatacatatatacatgtatacacatACACAAACACATATATGaatagacatacatacatacacaagtacctacacacacacacacacacacacacatctgtgtatacatacatacctatataCCTACCTACCTACATATAcacgcatacatacatatatgcatgcataagtacatgcatacatatattcaTGTGTTTTTGTGTTAATAGGAAGAGAATAAATAACAAACAGATCTAGTCTATAACATTCATACAAAATTTCACAGGTTCAGGAAGAGCTGATACAATTTATGTCAAACAGTGAACACGGATTCACTGAACAAAGCTTAATATCGGCTTGTTTGATTGGGTCGGTGAAATCAATTTTGAAGGCCACCCATGAAGCAATTGAAGAAAATCTCCAGAATCTGGAGAGTACCAAGTGGTATATTcttcttatatcagtttgaatcATGGTGTTAACTTCCAACCCAAAACTTGTTGTTTGCAGGATTTGGGCCATCTTCAACCATAGTCATAGCAGACAAAGAAGAAAAATGTGTAAGAAAGCTCGTTGTTTTAACAAAAGAtgctttttccctttctttttcctttaaatTGAATAAGTTCTTTGGTTTGCCAAGTTTTCCTTAATGTTTTTCTTCATAGTGTTAAGAGTAGCTTATGCATTGTTATTCTAAATCCAGTTGATCTTTTGGGCTAAATTAGGATTGCTTGGGATCCTGTTTAGGATAGAAACAGTGTCCAAGAAACCCAATTTAGGCATCTTTATATACAGAGGGTCGCATGGAAATCCAAGTCTTTTGAGTTCTTTTCTTTAACCCTTAATTCTCTTCATTGTGCTATTAAGTCTCAATAGGAAGGGAAAAGCCACATTGTTTTCAGTCAAAATAGGAGTCCTTTCACATATAAGGAAAAAATTGTAACAGCCAGATAACCAGTATAGAATTTATGCCATGTGCATATGAAATTGTTGCCATCTTGAAAATCGTACAGCCAACAAATGCACGTCAATAGAAGTCATAAAAAATGAATGTTAACATCTTTGagatttctctttcacaatcctAAGAAAGACCTGTCAAAACACCCAAAAAGACAGTTACGAACTGTACAAAAACTTCTGGCACACTTTTTTGGTTGAATTAAAACTAACTACCAACATGCAATGCACTTTGAACTCATGGTAAGGCGGGCGCTCTTACCAAGTAAAACGGCTGTATCTTTTTAATTGGACGATCAGCAGATGTAGCATCTCCTCATTTCTCAGCTAGGGAAATGGTTCACTTTACCCAAGTTAGTTGGAGGATGGTAAGAGGCATGCAAATAATGCTTCGAGAACATAATTGCTTCTTGAGATAATATGGCCTTTCATCTTGCAAACCGTGAAGCGGCTAGAGGATGCCGCAGAAATCAGATTCTCAACATATTAACTCTGACCTTACTCTATTACTTCTGACAAAGGAGATTACATAAGTGGGAGTGCTCATAGCATCTGGCGGTCCTGTTCCAAACTCATAGTTGCCGCAAGAATTTGAACTGTAAAACACTCGCAGACTCATCACAGCATCCATCACCATCCTTGTCAGGCATGACCGGCAACAAGTCTAATAACTTGTCCAGCTGGCCGAACCTACAAACATACTCTAAAAACAGAGAAACCATTACAGTAGATGGAGCAATGccattcaaaattatttcattaaGCACCTTAATTGCTTCCTTGATATCACCTTTGATGCAAAAGCCCTGCAGAATAGAATTATAGATTACTATATTTGTCTGATGCCCCTTTTCTGTCATCCTTCTAATAATACTTTTGGCTTCCTGTAAGCGCATATTTTTACAGTACGCATTAAGTATACGTGAATACATCATAACATCAGGTTCTATCTCCTTCTCTGCCATATCATGCAGCAAATTCTCCATATCTTGGTATCTGCCAACCTTACACATTCCATCTGAAAGTGTACTATAACTTACAACATCAAGCCCCACTCCTTTACCAGCCATCACTTCCACCAAATTTGCAGCACGCTCGAGATCACCCACCTTGCAAAAACCAGCCATTAAAGTATTATAACTCACCACATTTGGCGTTAAACCCTGCCTTTCCATGTCACTTAACAAATCATGTGCAGCCTCAATTTTCCCAATCTTACAGTACCCATCTATCAAGGTGTTATATGTGATCACATCAGGCTGGATCCCTTTCCTTTTAATCTCCTGGAGAAGATTCCTGGCTTCCTCCATGTTACCCATTTTGCAAAATGCACAGATCAAAATATTATAAGCAACAACATTATCCCTGAATCCTCTCTCTTCTATTTGGTGAAAGAACCTGCTTGCTTCCTCAATTTGCCCTCTTTTACATAACCCATTTAGTAGAGTACAGTATGTAAATTCATTAGGGTCTACCCCTTGTTGGATCATCACATCTAAAAGCCTCAACGCCTCTTCTACCATCCCCTCTTTACAAAGTCCACCAATGACTCCTGTATACGTAACTACATTCGGACTGCAACCACGACCGACCATCTCTTGGATCATTCCCATGGCCTCTTCCAGCTGACCAACTGCACATAGTCCATGAATCAGAGCAGTGTAAGTTATGACATTTGGGGAGAAGCCCTTCTCCAGCATTTCATCAAAAAGCAACTTTGCTTCGACTAGCCTCCTCTCCTGACACAATCCATTTATGAAACCAGTATATGTTATCACATTTCCCTTAACTCCCATTTTGACAATTCTAGCATAAAGCATCATCGCCAACTTCATCTTCCCTCCACTACAAAGCCCAGCCAAGACACAATTGTAAGCAATCTCACTTGGAACCAATCCAATTCTCAGCATTTCAGAAATCAAACGCATGCCCAATTCCGAATTCGAATTACTGCAAACAAAATCAATCAAAATCGAGTAGGTTCTGCTGTCAGGGCTCGGCCCGTTCTCCCTCATCCCACGGAGAACATCAAACGCATCAAAGATCCTACCTTTTCTGCAATAGCCCTTGATCAGAGTATTACAAGAGATGGCATTCGGTAAGTAAGACCAGAACCTTATTTCGTCGAACACCTGGCGCGCAAGATCCAAATGGCCCCACTGACAGTAGCAGTTGATAAGGATGTTAAGGGTGACGAGGTCCGGGGGCACGCCGGAGCGGCGCATGGAGTGGTAGAGGGAGACTGTGGACTCGAATCTACGAGCTCGAGTCAGAGAAGATAGTACGaggttgaagcagagaactgatgGCGGTTTCGAGCTCGTTTCGGGGGCTCCGGCTAGGAGGGAGACGGCGTCGGCGATCATTCCGGATTTCAAGAAAGATTTAATCCCGTCTTCGGTGGCGGACGGCAAGGGGCTGAGGGGAGCGGCGGGGAATGGTAGGGACAGGTTTCGGATCCTCGAAGAAGGAAGGCTAGTTGCAAGACCTGGAAGAGTTCTTCTCCCGCATGCTATCAGCATGGGGGGAACCCCAAGGGGAGAAGATGAGGGTTTTAGCGTCGGGTAGCATGCGAAACCCCCACGCGGAGAAGAAAAGGGTTTTAGCGCCGGGTTGGGCGTGAGGGTTTTAGGGGCTGAAATGGCAAGCATGGCGGTTATCGTCCGCCTGAGAAATACTCTATACACCGCGTGCGGTGCAATAAAACTGGCGTGGAGTGCACCACGCCATCTCATTAGACCATGTAACCCTCACTTCtcaatatttattaaatatttgcAGATCTATCttctgatttaaaatttttaatgataaaaatattttttttatttaaaaatttttattttcataaaattataatacatCTATAAAATATCGTAACAGatcattaaatattataataaattacagaatatcatattttttaaaataaaaaaatatttttatcattttaattcGTATTGGAAAGTACGACTATGCACCGTCACAGAGGATTACTCTGATTCGTCTTTGTCGGCAAGTGAGTGGGCAAATAACTGGGCCTAAGTGTTGGGCAAGTAACTGGGCCTACCAAGCCCATGATTTGCCCGTGTCTGTGGAAAGACAGCCATTTGGGCTGGATTTACCGTTTTCTGTGAGGAAGGGAGACGAGCGGTCCTGGAAATTGGGCTTGCTCATACAGGCACCAGTTTTTGTGCGGAGGTTGACGTGAGGGCTCGGAGACAATGTTAGCCAATCAAGGGACAAATAATCTTATCTTATAtctcataatataatatatagataTGCATGCATCCATCCATGCATGCACATATCCATCATACATGCatgcacatacatacattcattcacatacatacatgcatgcatgcatacatacatacatacatacatacatccggGGATATTTCTCATGATTCCTTGATAAATGAACTAACTATTCCATTGACTTTTTCTTTGTCGAAGTTAGGTTAGAGGTTCTGACTGGCAGCACCTATCTATCTCTTATACAGTACCAATTCTCCAGTCACATAAAACCAGTGGACAATAATCAAAATGGGTGATTTATGAGCATAGTTTATATAAAGAGAATGAGCAGTATTTGGTTGTTACATACAATTATAGATTTTTGAGTTAACCGCATGAAGCCACCATCCTCGGCTCAAAGAACGGGCACATGTTGATGACTCCAcatgtctatttttttttaaaaaaaaactagataCAAAGATCCCAAAGGTATATCATAACTAAGGTCTGGTCTTAggactcaatttttttatttgaattgactTGAAATGGATAATTAATTAAGCAATGGAGATTTTTTTCGTATTTGTTGAGGCAGAATTCCCTATTAGACCAGCAAATGAGATCCATATGAGCAGAAGTGTTCCATCTTTTTCCTTAAGAAAATGCCGTCTAGGTGCGAGTTGGTTGAACCCTTCAATTATGTGTATAAACAATAGTCTTTTATGTTCAGGAATTAAAGCAATTTATAAACGTATTTCCAAGGGATGCAAAGAGTATTCATGATCCATAATTGACCATTAATCTGTCATAA
The sequence above is a segment of the Elaeis guineensis isolate ETL-2024a chromosome 7, EG11, whole genome shotgun sequence genome. Coding sequences within it:
- the LOC105048214 gene encoding subtilisin-like protease SBT2.5 isoform X2 → MENPEAEVYFVFLNFDPELTKGSAELDAYLSNKHDQLLERLLEPNTYKKRSSLAIVDGFAVEITEKQAAILRSAKEVRVVEKNQELA
- the LOC105048214 gene encoding subtilisin-like protease SBT2.5 isoform X1, which encodes MENPEAEVYFVFLNFDPEYERLRANQLTKGSAELDAYLSNKHDQLLERLLEPNTYKKRSSLAIVDGFAVEITEKQAAILRSAKEVRVVEKNQELA
- the LOC105048212 gene encoding uncharacterized protein, producing the protein MLAISAPKTLTPNPALKPFSSPRGGFACYPTLKPSSSPLGVPPMLIACGRRTLPGLATSLPSSRIRNLSLPFPAAPLSPLPSATEDGIKSFLKSGMIADAVSLLAGAPETSSKPPSVLCFNLVLSSLTRARRFESTVSLYHSMRRSGVPPDLVTLNILINCYCQWGHLDLARQVFDEIRFWSYLPNAISCNTLIKGYCRKGRIFDAFDVLRGMRENGPSPDSRTYSILIDFVCSNSNSELGMRLISEMLRIGLVPSEIAYNCVLAGLCSGGKMKLAMMLYARIVKMGVKGNVITYTGFINGLCQERRLVEAKLLFDEMLEKGFSPNVITYTALIHGLCAVGQLEEAMGMIQEMVGRGCSPNVVTYTGVIGGLCKEGMVEEALRLLDVMIQQGVDPNEFTYCTLLNGLCKRGQIEEASRFFHQIEERGFRDNVVAYNILICAFCKMGNMEEARNLLQEIKRKGIQPDVITYNTLIDGYCKIGKIEAAHDLLSDMERQGLTPNVVSYNTLMAGFCKVGDLERAANLVEVMAGKGVGLDVVSYSTLSDGMCKVGRYQDMENLLHDMAEKEIEPDVMMYSRILNAYCKNMRLQEAKSIIRRMTEKGHQTNIVIYNSILQGFCIKGDIKEAIKVLNEIILNGIAPSTVMVSLFLEYVCRFGQLDKLLDLLPVMPDKDGDGCCDESASVLQFKFLRQL